The Pantoea sp. At-9b genome includes a window with the following:
- the ispA gene encoding (2E,6E)-farnesyl diphosphate synthase: MDFAKLLSAYHERVNLALTRLLDPLPFQSSPLVNAMQYGALLGGKRLRPFLVYATGEMLKADPASLDAPAAAVECIHAYSLIHDDLPAMDDDALRRGQPTCHIKYGEDTAILAGDALQTLAFSILADQPMPGVSAEARITMISELAQASGVAGMCGGQALDLAAEGQSIDLAQLEQIHRHKTGALIRAAVRLGALAAGEQGRAALPVLDVYANAIGLAFQVQDDILDVVGDTAILGKTQGADQALGKSTYPALMGLDNARQKAWDLYQEALGALDILAAQSFNTTALQALASFIIERDK, translated from the coding sequence ATGGATTTCGCCAAACTGCTAAGCGCTTATCACGAAAGGGTAAACCTCGCGCTGACGCGCCTGTTAGATCCACTTCCTTTTCAGAGTTCTCCTCTGGTGAATGCCATGCAATATGGGGCACTATTAGGCGGTAAGCGTCTGCGCCCTTTTCTGGTTTACGCCACGGGTGAAATGTTAAAGGCCGATCCGGCCAGCCTGGATGCGCCCGCTGCGGCGGTTGAATGCATCCACGCTTATTCTTTGATTCATGACGATCTGCCGGCGATGGACGACGATGCGTTACGTCGCGGGCAGCCAACCTGCCATATCAAATATGGCGAAGACACCGCGATTCTGGCAGGCGATGCCCTGCAAACGCTGGCGTTTTCTATTTTGGCCGATCAGCCAATGCCTGGCGTGAGTGCAGAAGCCCGTATTACCATGATTTCAGAACTGGCGCAGGCCAGTGGTGTCGCGGGGATGTGCGGCGGTCAGGCACTGGATCTCGCGGCTGAAGGCCAAAGTATCGATCTGGCACAACTGGAACAGATTCACCGCCATAAAACCGGTGCATTAATCCGTGCAGCAGTGCGCCTTGGCGCATTGGCAGCAGGCGAACAAGGGCGCGCTGCCCTGCCGGTACTGGACGTGTATGCTAATGCCATCGGGCTGGCATTTCAGGTGCAGGATGACATCCTGGATGTCGTCGGCGACACCGCGATATTGGGCAAAACCCAGGGAGCCGATCAGGCTCTGGGCAAGAGCACATATCCGGCGTTGATGGGGCTGGATAATGCCCGTCAAAAAGCCTGGGACCTCTATCAGGAGGCGCTGGGCGCGCTGGATATTCTGGCCGCGCAATCCTTTAACACCACAGCATTACAAGCGTTGGCTAGCTTCATAATTGAACGCGATAAATAA
- the xseB gene encoding exodeoxyribonuclease VII small subunit: MPKKAEAPASFESALQQLEQIVSRLESGELPLEEALKEFERGVQLARSGQQTLQQAEQRVQILLSDDKDAALTPFTPEDN, encoded by the coding sequence ATGCCGAAAAAAGCCGAAGCGCCCGCCAGTTTTGAAAGCGCACTACAGCAACTGGAGCAGATCGTCAGCCGCCTGGAAAGTGGTGAGCTGCCGCTGGAAGAAGCGCTAAAAGAATTTGAACGCGGTGTTCAACTGGCACGTAGCGGTCAGCAAACCCTGCAACAGGCGGAACAACGCGTACAGATTTTGCTGAGCGACGATAAAGACGCTGCGCTTACCCCTTTTACCCCGGAAGATAACTGA
- a CDS encoding aldo/keto reductase codes for MKKIPLGKTELQVSRLCLGCMTYGDPTRGKHAWTLPEESSRPLIKQALEAGINFFDTANSYSDGSSEEIVGRALKDFARRDEIVVATKVYFSLTNLSQGLSRKNILQSIDDSLTRLGMEYVDLLQIHRWDYDTPIEETLEALHDVVKAGKARYIGASSMHAAQFEQALQLQAREGWARFVSMQDQYNLIQREEENAMHPLCLREGIAVLPWSPLARGKLTRPWGETTARSVSDEVMAKLYQDTDENDAAIAERIAALAADKGVTRAQIALAWLLHKPVVTAPIIGASRAEQFAELVKAVDVELSSTDIAELETVYQPHPVVGFE; via the coding sequence ATGAAAAAAATTCCTTTAGGCAAGACTGAATTACAGGTTTCCCGTCTCTGTTTGGGTTGTATGACCTATGGTGATCCGACGCGCGGCAAGCACGCCTGGACGTTACCGGAGGAGAGCAGCCGTCCGCTGATCAAACAGGCACTGGAAGCAGGCATCAACTTTTTTGATACCGCCAACTCCTACTCTGACGGCAGCAGTGAAGAGATCGTCGGACGCGCCCTGAAAGATTTTGCCCGCCGTGATGAGATCGTGGTCGCGACTAAAGTCTATTTCTCCCTCACGAATCTGTCGCAAGGGCTCTCGCGCAAAAATATCCTGCAATCGATCGATGACAGCCTGACACGGCTGGGGATGGAGTATGTCGATTTGCTCCAGATTCACCGCTGGGATTACGACACGCCAATTGAGGAGACGCTGGAAGCCCTGCACGATGTGGTTAAGGCCGGTAAAGCGCGCTATATCGGCGCGTCATCAATGCATGCGGCGCAATTTGAGCAAGCGCTCCAGCTGCAGGCGCGCGAAGGCTGGGCACGTTTTGTCAGCATGCAGGATCAGTACAACCTGATTCAGCGTGAAGAGGAGAATGCCATGCATCCGCTGTGTCTGCGCGAGGGCATCGCGGTACTGCCGTGGAGCCCATTGGCGCGTGGTAAGCTGACACGTCCGTGGGGTGAAACCACCGCCCGTTCCGTATCGGATGAGGTGATGGCAAAACTCTATCAAGACACCGACGAGAACGATGCCGCTATCGCGGAACGCATCGCCGCCCTGGCGGCAGATAAAGGCGTGACACGTGCACAGATTGCGCTGGCCTGGTTGCTGCATAAGCCAGTGGTGACGGCACCGATTATCGGCGCATCACGCGCAGAGCAGTTTGCTGAGCTGGTGAAAGCGGTGGATGTAGAGCTGAGTTCAACGGATATTGCCGAGCTGGAAACTGTGTATCAACCGCATCCGGTGGTGGGTTTCGAATAA
- the dxs gene encoding 1-deoxy-D-xylulose-5-phosphate synthase, with product MSFDIAKYPTLALAGTVQELRLLPKEKLPALCDELRQYLLDSVSRSSGHFASGLGVVELTVALHYVYNTPFDHLVWDVGHQAYPHKILTGRRDRIGTIRQKNGLHPFPWREESEYDVLSVGHSSTSISAALGMAVAAEREGKGRRTAAIIGDGAITAGMAFEAMNHAGDIKPDMLVILNDNEMSISENVGALNNRLAQILSGKTYSRLREGGKRVLDNLPPIKELVKRTEEHLKGMVVPGTLFEELGFNYIGPVDGHDVLALVSTLKNMRSLKGPQFLHIMTKKGKGYAPAEEDPITWHAVPKFDPASGSLPKSAGGLPSYSKVFGNWLSEIAADDARLMAITPAMREGSGMVSFSRDYPQQYFDVAIAEQHAVTFAAGMAIGGYKPIVAIYSTFLQRAYDQVIHDVAIQKLPVLFAIDRGGIVGADGQTHQGAFDLAYLRCIPGMVIMTPSDENECRLMLYTGYHYQDGPSAVRYPRGTGTGAALQPLASLPLGKGVVKRQGEKLAILNFGTLLPEATAAADALNATLVDMRFVKPLDEALITELAGSHDALITLEEGAIMGGAGSGVNEFVMAKRLRIPVLNLGLPDEFIPQGTQEEVRHDYQLDAAGIQQQIASWLAQ from the coding sequence ATGAGTTTTGATATTGCAAAATACCCGACACTGGCGCTGGCAGGCACGGTACAGGAATTACGTTTACTGCCAAAAGAGAAGCTTCCGGCACTCTGCGACGAGCTGCGCCAGTATCTGCTGGACAGCGTCAGCCGCTCCAGTGGTCACTTCGCTTCGGGTCTGGGCGTCGTCGAGCTAACAGTGGCGCTGCATTATGTTTATAACACCCCGTTTGACCATCTGGTGTGGGATGTCGGCCACCAGGCCTACCCGCATAAAATTCTGACCGGTCGCCGCGATCGCATCGGCACTATCCGCCAGAAAAATGGTCTGCACCCCTTCCCGTGGCGTGAAGAGAGTGAATACGACGTGTTAAGCGTTGGTCACTCGTCAACCTCCATCAGTGCCGCCCTCGGCATGGCGGTCGCCGCTGAACGTGAAGGCAAAGGCCGTCGCACCGCGGCCATCATTGGCGATGGCGCGATCACGGCGGGTATGGCATTCGAAGCCATGAACCACGCGGGCGATATCAAGCCGGATATGCTGGTGATCCTCAACGACAACGAGATGTCGATCTCCGAAAATGTCGGTGCGCTGAACAACCGTCTGGCGCAGATTCTCTCGGGCAAAACATACTCACGCCTGCGCGAAGGCGGTAAACGGGTGCTGGACAATCTGCCGCCGATCAAAGAGCTGGTCAAACGCACTGAAGAGCATCTGAAAGGCATGGTGGTACCGGGTACGCTGTTCGAAGAACTCGGCTTCAACTATATCGGCCCGGTGGATGGTCACGATGTCCTGGCCTTGGTGAGTACGCTGAAGAATATGCGTAGCCTGAAAGGCCCGCAGTTCCTGCATATCATGACCAAAAAAGGCAAAGGCTATGCCCCGGCGGAAGAAGATCCGATCACCTGGCATGCTGTGCCGAAATTCGATCCGGCCAGCGGTTCGCTACCGAAAAGCGCCGGCGGTTTACCGAGCTACTCTAAAGTGTTTGGTAACTGGCTGAGCGAAATCGCCGCTGACGACGCCCGTCTGATGGCCATCACCCCGGCGATGCGTGAAGGTTCAGGCATGGTGAGTTTTTCCCGTGACTATCCGCAGCAATATTTCGACGTGGCCATCGCCGAACAGCACGCGGTCACCTTCGCGGCCGGTATGGCGATTGGCGGCTACAAACCGATTGTGGCGATCTACTCCACCTTCCTGCAACGTGCTTACGATCAGGTGATCCACGATGTCGCGATCCAGAAGCTACCGGTGTTGTTTGCCATCGATCGCGGCGGCATTGTCGGTGCCGACGGACAAACCCATCAGGGCGCATTCGATCTGGCGTATCTGCGCTGCATTCCTGGTATGGTGATCATGACGCCAAGCGACGAGAACGAATGTCGCCTGATGTTGTACACCGGTTACCACTATCAGGATGGCCCAAGTGCGGTACGTTACCCGCGTGGCACCGGTACCGGGGCTGCGCTGCAACCGCTGGCGAGCCTGCCGTTAGGCAAAGGCGTGGTCAAACGTCAGGGCGAAAAACTGGCCATTCTCAACTTTGGTACGTTGTTGCCGGAAGCCACTGCGGCCGCCGACGCACTGAACGCCACCTTGGTTGACATGCGCTTTGTCAAACCGTTGGATGAAGCCTTGATTACCGAACTGGCGGGCAGCCACGACGCGCTGATCACCCTGGAAGAAGGGGCAATTATGGGCGGAGCGGGCAGCGGCGTGAACGAATTCGTGATGGCAAAACGCCTGCGCATCCCGGTACTCAACCTCGGCCTGCCGGATGAGTTCATTCCGCAGGGCACCCAGGAAGAAGTGCGTCATGACTACCAACTGGATGCCGCCGGTATTCAGCAGCAAATCGCCAGCTGGCTGGCACAGTAA
- the pgpA gene encoding phosphatidylglycerophosphatase A, with protein MTLNKDVAKSRLRMSNPWHLLATGFGSGLSPIVPGTVGSLAAIPFWWLMTFLPLQIYSLVVLIGISVGVYLCHRTAKDMGVHDHGSIVWDEFIGMWITLMAIPLMSWKWVLTGFVIFRIFDMWKPWPIRWFDQNVHGGMGIMVDDIIAGVISAVILYALGHVML; from the coding sequence TTGACGTTAAATAAAGATGTGGCCAAGAGTCGCCTGCGTATGTCCAATCCCTGGCATCTGCTGGCAACCGGATTTGGCAGTGGATTAAGCCCGATCGTGCCCGGCACGGTAGGATCGCTGGCGGCGATCCCGTTCTGGTGGCTGATGACCTTTTTGCCGTTACAGATCTATTCGCTGGTAGTGCTCATCGGCATCAGCGTGGGCGTTTATCTCTGCCATCGTACCGCGAAGGATATGGGGGTACACGATCACGGCAGTATCGTCTGGGATGAGTTTATCGGTATGTGGATCACGCTGATGGCGATTCCGCTGATGAGCTGGAAATGGGTGCTGACGGGGTTTGTGATTTTCCGCATTTTTGATATGTGGAAACCCTGGCCAATCCGCTGGTTCGATCAGAACGTGCATGGCGGCATGGGGATTATGGTCGACGATATCATTGCCGGGGTGATCTCAGCGGTGATTCTGTATGCGTTAGGGCATGTGATGCTTTGA